One genomic region from Spirosoma sp. KCTC 42546 encodes:
- a CDS encoding flavodoxin, translating to MHILLSLLLLIGACSSSQTESVQVTDQPTVKPGNTLPGKVLIVYLSRTNNTRALADIIHKHVGGTLVALELSTPYPANYRATVEQVAKENETGFLPPLKTKIDSIQAYDIVFVGFPTWGMQLPPPMKSFLRQYDFSGKTIIPFNSNGGYGIGSTFQTVKELCPNSNILEGFTMRGGSERDGQLLVIQGDKAKEAETNIVKWLRTINLLK from the coding sequence ATGCACATCCTGTTGTCATTACTTCTGTTGATTGGAGCTTGCTCTTCTTCCCAAACGGAGAGCGTTCAGGTTACCGATCAGCCTACTGTAAAGCCCGGCAATACCTTGCCGGGCAAGGTATTGATTGTGTATTTGTCCCGAACCAATAATACCAGGGCCTTAGCGGACATCATTCACAAGCATGTGGGTGGAACATTGGTGGCCCTTGAATTGTCAACCCCCTACCCCGCAAACTACCGGGCTACCGTAGAACAGGTAGCGAAGGAAAATGAGACTGGTTTCCTGCCCCCGTTAAAAACAAAAATTGACAGCATCCAAGCGTACGATATTGTGTTTGTCGGCTTTCCAACCTGGGGCATGCAGTTGCCCCCGCCCATGAAAAGTTTTTTGCGTCAGTATGATTTCAGCGGTAAAACCATCATTCCGTTTAATAGCAATGGGGGCTACGGTATTGGCAGTACGTTCCAGACAGTTAAGGAACTATGTCCCAACAGCAATATACTGGAAGGTTTTACGATGCGGGGTGGCTCGGAACGGGATGGTCAATTGCTGGTTATTCAAGGCGATAAGGCCAAAGAAGCCGAAACGAACATAGTGAAATGGTTGCGTACGATTAACCTATTGAAATAA
- a CDS encoding aldo/keto reductase — protein sequence METRLVGTSGLRVSALGLGCMGLSYGYGPATDKQDAINLIRAAFDKGITFFDTAEAYGPFVNEELVGEAVQPFRDQVVIATKFGFQQGDSTKGQDSRPERIRQVAEEALKRLRTDRIDLFYQHRVDPNVPIEEVAGTVKELIQEGKVKHFGMSEAGVQSIRKAHAVQPLAALQSEYSLWWREPEKEILPTLEELGIGFVPFSPLGKGFLTGKIDENTQFDKTDFRNVVPRFSEENRKANQKLVDLLGDMARQKAATPAQIALAWLLAQKPWIVPIPGTTKLHRLEENSGAVDVELSPDDISQIDSAFSQIPVQGDRYPAHLQKRVGN from the coding sequence ATGGAAACAAGATTAGTAGGAACTAGTGGCCTACGGGTGTCCGCATTGGGCTTAGGCTGCATGGGCTTAAGCTATGGCTATGGCCCGGCAACCGATAAGCAGGATGCGATTAACTTGATTCGTGCTGCGTTCGATAAGGGCATTACGTTCTTCGATACAGCGGAGGCCTATGGTCCATTTGTCAACGAAGAATTGGTAGGTGAAGCGGTGCAGCCTTTCCGGGACCAGGTGGTGATTGCCACTAAATTCGGGTTTCAGCAGGGAGATTCCACCAAAGGGCAGGATAGCCGCCCCGAACGAATCCGGCAGGTGGCCGAAGAAGCGCTGAAGCGATTACGAACCGACCGCATCGATTTGTTTTATCAGCACCGTGTTGATCCTAATGTGCCGATCGAAGAGGTGGCCGGAACGGTCAAAGAGCTGATCCAGGAAGGCAAAGTAAAGCACTTCGGGATGAGCGAAGCGGGTGTACAGTCGATTCGTAAAGCCCACGCCGTACAACCCCTGGCCGCCTTGCAAAGTGAATACTCGTTATGGTGGCGGGAGCCGGAAAAAGAAATCTTACCAACCCTGGAAGAACTGGGCATTGGTTTTGTTCCGTTCAGCCCGCTGGGTAAAGGGTTTCTGACGGGAAAAATTGACGAAAATACGCAGTTCGACAAAACCGATTTCCGCAATGTGGTTCCCCGTTTTTCGGAAGAGAACCGGAAAGCCAATCAGAAGTTAGTTGACCTATTAGGCGACATGGCCAGGCAAAAAGCGGCCACACCGGCGCAGATTGCCCTGGCCTGGTTACTGGCGCAGAAGCCCTGGATTGTCCCGATCCCCGGCACGACCAAGCTGCACCGTCTGGAAGAAAATAGTGGAGCAGTCGATGTTGAACTGAGTCCTGATGACATTAGTCAGATTGATTCTGCCTTTTCCCAGATTCCGGTACAGGGAGATCGTTACCCGGCACACCTGCAAAAACGGGTGGGTAATTAA
- a CDS encoding alpha/beta hydrolase, with the protein MLLPWDDNTRYYDTRLRDVGSLMPYHSHVIPDVVVGALNRMIDDVDAKKRVFYDVYTDQQKQTDRAKTRTGLFFYRGKPGAPFAIVCPGGGFSYVGSLHEGFPLAEEISKEGLNAFVIRYRIGEQVATEDLAAAIAYIFQNAQTLGVSTKGYSLWGGSAGARMVGNIALNGVASYGVGNLPQPATVVIAYTGQSSYSPNFPPTFITVSANDGIANAVTVDRRVQNLKNAGVAVEYRRYNQAGHGFGTGIGTDAAGWMQYAIEFWKNHLAN; encoded by the coding sequence TTGCTGTTACCCTGGGATGACAATACCCGTTATTACGACACGCGCCTGCGGGATGTGGGTTCACTTATGCCCTACCACAGTCACGTGATCCCCGACGTTGTCGTAGGCGCACTGAACCGAATGATCGATGATGTTGATGCCAAAAAGAGGGTCTTTTACGATGTTTACACCGACCAGCAAAAGCAAACGGATCGAGCCAAAACTAGAACGGGTCTGTTTTTTTACCGGGGCAAGCCGGGCGCTCCGTTCGCTATCGTTTGTCCGGGGGGTGGCTTTTCGTACGTAGGTTCGTTGCACGAAGGCTTTCCGCTCGCCGAAGAGATCAGTAAAGAAGGACTGAACGCGTTTGTAATCCGGTACCGCATTGGAGAACAGGTTGCCACCGAAGATCTGGCCGCAGCTATCGCGTATATTTTTCAGAACGCCCAAACTCTTGGTGTCAGTACAAAAGGTTATTCCTTATGGGGCGGGTCGGCAGGTGCCCGAATGGTTGGTAACATTGCGCTAAACGGCGTAGCCAGTTACGGCGTAGGCAACCTGCCTCAACCGGCAACTGTTGTTATTGCCTATACCGGCCAGTCCAGTTACTCGCCCAATTTTCCACCGACATTCATAACCGTTAGTGCCAATGATGGGATCGCAAACGCAGTAACGGTGGACCGGCGTGTTCAGAATTTAAAAAACGCGGGTGTAGCCGTCGAATACCGTCGATACAACCAGGCTGGTCATGGCTTTGGGACGGGGATAGGCACCGATGCCGCAGGCTGGATGCAGTACGCCATCGAATTCTGGAAAAACCATCTCGCCAACTAG
- a CDS encoding (2Fe-2S)-binding protein, producing MAIIKLTINGKEQSMDVDPQMPLLWAIRDVVGLKGTKYGCGVAQCGACTVHLNGEAVRSCVTKMSRAAGQQVVTIEGLSQNNDHPLQQAWQQIDVPQCGYCHSGQLMSAAVLLRENPNPTDADIDAAMAGNICRCGTYPRIRKAIHVAASGADRKLGKSE from the coding sequence ATGGCAATCATTAAGTTAACGATCAACGGCAAGGAGCAATCGATGGATGTCGATCCGCAGATGCCCCTCCTGTGGGCCATCCGGGACGTAGTGGGCCTGAAAGGTACGAAGTACGGCTGTGGCGTCGCCCAGTGTGGGGCCTGCACCGTCCACCTGAACGGTGAAGCGGTGCGTTCGTGCGTCACCAAAATGAGCCGGGCCGCTGGCCAGCAGGTGGTCACCATTGAAGGGCTCTCTCAAAACAATGATCACCCCCTGCAACAGGCCTGGCAGCAAATCGACGTGCCCCAGTGTGGTTACTGTCACTCCGGACAGCTCATGTCGGCCGCGGTGCTGCTTCGGGAGAACCCCAACCCGACCGATGCGGATATCGATGCGGCTATGGCGGGCAATATTTGCCGGTGCGGCACGTACCCCCGCATTCGGAAAGCCATTCATGTAGCGGCCAGTGGAGCGGATCGAAAGCTCGGCAAAAGCGAGTAA
- a CDS encoding molybdopterin cofactor-binding domain-containing protein, producing MLNLKKPGRPGSTQAPTPLNGNKSNINMDTQPVSRRHFLKASGLTGLALSLGFYIPSNAEEAEMIKAAEADSFGIEMNAWVHIEPSGQVTIFSHRAEMGQGVYQSIPQMVAEELEVDLDKVNIVFAKGDSKKYGNQVTGGSSTVRGSYKNLLTLGATTRQMLIQAAATKWNVPIADCYAESGQVIHRPSNKRFHYGELVADAMKLETPKNVVLKKRSDYKLVGKPLLRQDTKLKTNGTATFGLDKEIPGMLYAAVERNPRLRGKVKSFDDTATRKVPGVKHVFKTKMLVFNTYREGVAVVATSTWAALQGKKALKVEWDDSGFEHLNTDEIFKRQQQALRTQEGLSFKQQGDASAVLAQAPKKLDVVYETPYQYHACMEPLNCIAHYQDDKLEIWGPIQAPEWVQDAISKEMGLDREKVIVHMTFLGGGFGRKAFMDYPHEAAVISKEIKAPVQVVWTREDDATNGPYRPGITYRCEGVVDKGKISAFKLRMAGQNNDHWRGGPKDKANRSTSEGFLKPYADGIKNLSIADVPFETPIPTMWWRSVYASTNGFAYESFIDELAHEARQDPMAFRREHLPDERLHRQLDKLAEVSGWKTRKPGEGYGMAITECFSSTVGQVVKVSKGTDGKLKIDHVWAVMDCGWYVNPDTIKAQVEGSIVMALGAATQHQVTFKDGVPVDKNFYSYQLPRITDIPPIDVYVMDNDEPAGGVGEPGLPAFAPALTNAIFDLTGKRIRKLPFNLALV from the coding sequence ATGCTGAATTTAAAAAAGCCTGGACGACCTGGATCAACACAGGCGCCTACGCCCCTCAACGGTAACAAAAGCAACATCAACATGGACACACAACCCGTATCCAGACGCCATTTCCTGAAAGCCTCGGGCCTGACCGGTCTGGCGCTTTCGCTGGGATTCTATATCCCGTCGAATGCCGAAGAAGCCGAAATGATCAAAGCGGCTGAAGCCGATAGTTTTGGTATTGAAATGAATGCCTGGGTCCATATCGAACCGTCCGGCCAGGTGACTATTTTCTCGCACCGGGCCGAAATGGGCCAGGGGGTTTATCAGTCCATTCCTCAGATGGTTGCCGAAGAACTTGAAGTCGATCTGGACAAAGTAAATATCGTTTTTGCCAAAGGGGATTCTAAAAAATACGGCAATCAGGTTACGGGGGGTAGTTCAACCGTGCGGGGTTCCTACAAGAACTTGCTGACGCTGGGCGCTACTACCCGCCAAATGCTGATTCAGGCAGCCGCAACCAAATGGAACGTGCCGATAGCGGACTGTTATGCCGAATCAGGACAGGTCATTCACCGGCCCAGCAACAAGCGATTCCACTATGGAGAACTGGTGGCAGACGCGATGAAGCTGGAAACGCCCAAGAACGTCGTCTTAAAAAAGCGATCCGACTACAAGCTCGTTGGCAAGCCGTTGCTTCGGCAGGATACCAAATTAAAAACCAATGGGACGGCCACGTTTGGGCTGGACAAAGAAATTCCGGGTATGCTCTATGCCGCCGTGGAACGTAACCCCCGTCTGCGGGGTAAAGTCAAGAGTTTTGATGATACGGCTACTCGTAAAGTACCCGGCGTCAAACACGTGTTCAAAACCAAAATGCTGGTATTTAATACGTACCGTGAGGGCGTAGCAGTCGTAGCCACCTCAACCTGGGCCGCCTTGCAGGGAAAAAAAGCCCTGAAAGTTGAATGGGACGATAGTGGATTTGAGCACCTAAACACCGACGAGATTTTCAAACGCCAACAGCAAGCCTTAAGAACACAGGAAGGACTTTCCTTTAAGCAGCAGGGCGACGCATCAGCCGTTCTGGCCCAGGCACCTAAGAAACTCGATGTTGTCTATGAAACGCCCTATCAGTATCACGCGTGCATGGAACCGTTGAACTGCATTGCCCACTATCAGGACGATAAACTCGAAATCTGGGGACCAATCCAGGCACCCGAGTGGGTACAGGATGCCATCAGCAAAGAAATGGGGCTGGACCGCGAAAAGGTAATTGTCCACATGACCTTTCTGGGGGGTGGATTTGGCCGAAAGGCATTTATGGATTACCCGCATGAAGCGGCCGTAATCTCCAAAGAAATAAAAGCGCCGGTGCAGGTGGTCTGGACTCGCGAAGATGATGCAACGAATGGCCCGTATCGACCCGGTATTACGTACCGGTGCGAGGGGGTTGTCGATAAGGGGAAAATCAGCGCCTTCAAGCTTCGCATGGCTGGTCAAAACAATGACCATTGGCGCGGAGGACCGAAAGACAAAGCCAATCGGAGTACGTCGGAAGGCTTTCTGAAACCCTATGCCGACGGCATCAAAAACCTCAGCATTGCCGATGTGCCTTTCGAAACACCCATTCCAACCATGTGGTGGCGCTCAGTGTATGCATCGACCAACGGCTTTGCTTATGAGAGTTTCATCGACGAACTGGCCCATGAAGCCAGGCAGGATCCAATGGCCTTCCGCCGGGAACACCTGCCCGATGAGCGACTGCATCGGCAACTCGACAAACTGGCCGAGGTATCGGGCTGGAAAACCCGCAAACCGGGCGAGGGCTACGGCATGGCTATCACTGAGTGTTTTTCCAGTACGGTAGGGCAGGTGGTGAAAGTATCAAAAGGCACGGACGGAAAGCTCAAAATCGACCATGTCTGGGCGGTGATGGATTGCGGGTGGTACGTTAATCCCGATACCATCAAAGCACAGGTGGAGGGGTCTATTGTGATGGCATTGGGAGCCGCTACCCAGCATCAGGTGACATTTAAGGATGGCGTGCCCGTAGACAAGAATTTCTACTCGTATCAACTGCCCCGCATCACCGATATTCCACCCATTGATGTGTATGTCATGGACAACGACGAACCAGCGGGTGGTGTTGGCGAACCGGGTTTGCCTGCCTTTGCTCCTGCCCTGACCAATGCTATATTTGATTTAACCGGCAAACGCATTCGTAAGCTACCGTTTAATCTGGCATTGGTATAA
- a CDS encoding carboxymuconolactone decarboxylase family protein → MRIALVCMLVSWVISVNQLHAQNQLSQPTTLSPKQQRIVAIASLTAKGDLQKLQPALNTGLDAGLTVNEIKEVLVHLYAYCGFPRSIRGLQTFITVLDERKKKGITDKVGREASPITSSEPKYERGKKVLEQLSGQPETGPKRGYSAFSPEIDVFLKEHLFADLFERDVLNYTDRELTTISVLTSIGGVEPMLQSHLGICLHLGLTAPQLQQAMALIETTVGKSEADAGRLVLTQATAARR, encoded by the coding sequence ATGCGGATCGCTCTAGTATGTATGCTTGTCAGTTGGGTTATCTCAGTTAACCAGCTCCACGCGCAAAACCAACTGAGTCAGCCAACCACCTTGTCGCCGAAACAGCAACGTATTGTCGCTATTGCTTCCCTGACCGCCAAGGGCGATCTGCAAAAACTACAGCCAGCCCTAAACACAGGTCTGGATGCAGGGCTGACTGTCAACGAAATCAAGGAAGTGCTGGTCCATTTGTATGCCTATTGTGGATTTCCACGAAGTATTCGTGGGTTACAGACCTTCATAACGGTACTGGACGAACGCAAGAAAAAGGGCATCACCGACAAGGTGGGCCGGGAAGCCTCACCGATTACCAGCAGCGAACCGAAGTACGAGCGCGGCAAAAAAGTCCTCGAACAACTGAGTGGGCAGCCCGAAACCGGGCCGAAGCGAGGGTACTCGGCGTTTAGTCCGGAGATCGACGTGTTTCTGAAAGAGCATCTGTTTGCCGATCTGTTCGAGCGGGATGTGCTCAACTATACCGACCGGGAGCTGACGACCATTTCGGTGCTGACCAGTATCGGGGGCGTTGAGCCCATGTTGCAAAGCCACCTGGGCATCTGTTTGCACCTGGGACTGACCGCCCCCCAGCTACAGCAGGCGATGGCACTGATCGAAACAACCGTCGGTAAATCGGAAGCCGACGCTGGCCGACTGGTTTTGACGCAGGCTACAGCAGCCAGACGGTAA
- a CDS encoding cupin domain-containing protein, producing MKNNVIGLLAVGLLISLIGSEVRAQTQPATQTDAGAIFPKGQRAPASNFTGTVWVQQLIEPDSAINIPVGYVTFEPGARSHWHRHAGGQVLLALGGIGYYQEQGKPIQILRKGDAVKCPPNIPHWHGASPTVEFRQVAITPNTATGRVTWLQPVTDQEYNNVKK from the coding sequence ATGAAAAACAACGTGATAGGCTTACTAGCTGTAGGTTTACTGATCTCATTGATCGGTAGCGAGGTAAGGGCGCAAACCCAACCGGCAACGCAAACGGACGCGGGTGCCATTTTCCCAAAAGGCCAGCGGGCACCAGCCAGCAACTTTACCGGCACCGTCTGGGTGCAGCAGTTAATCGAGCCCGACAGCGCGATCAATATTCCCGTGGGCTACGTGACCTTCGAGCCGGGTGCCCGCTCGCACTGGCATCGCCACGCGGGCGGGCAGGTACTGCTGGCGCTGGGCGGCATTGGTTACTATCAGGAGCAGGGTAAACCCATTCAAATCCTCCGAAAAGGCGACGCGGTGAAATGTCCACCAAACATACCCCATTGGCATGGAGCTTCGCCAACGGTCGAATTTAGGCAGGTAGCCATCACACCCAACACGGCAACAGGGCGGGTAACGTGGTTGCAACCGGTAACGGATCAGGAGTACAACAACGTTAAGAAGTAA
- a CDS encoding glycoside hydrolase: MQLPDSYSFRLLNVLCLLLVAIVSNASPRADILTKPGATTGITVTIDPTKTGQTIDHFGASDAWSCQFVGQWPEAKKTAIADLLFSRDTLPNGKPKGIGLSLWRFNIGAGTAEQGIESGIKDEWRRAESFLNNDGTYNWSKQAGQVWFLKAAKERGVATFLAFPNSPPVQYTINGKGYASKAIPNLNADKFDQYAGFLATVITGIRNKTGILFNYISPVNEPQWDWSDGGQEGTPFYNNQIASITRSLSSALLNNKLATQINVAEAGQIEFLYSEHNRQGKGKQISSFFNKASTDYIGNLPNLTKAVSAHSYFTTSPYNIAVQKRNQLATSVSDVPNLGYWMSEYCILGDNSGEINGSGRELGIDPGLYVAKVIHTDLVNAYASAWHWWIAISPYNYKDGLIYIDKTKTDGNYYSSKMLWAFGNFSRFIRPGAVRVNTSVTQSNEGLLVSSYRNKNQQLVTVCINAGSEDQLVKLILASGNLSNVTRYTTSAMADLDPVSIRNYDGSLTIGAKSIVTVVGNLN; encoded by the coding sequence ATGCAACTTCCCGATTCCTATTCTTTCCGACTACTAAACGTGCTTTGCCTTTTGCTGGTTGCTATCGTTAGCAACGCCAGTCCTAGAGCAGACATCCTGACGAAACCAGGAGCTACCACAGGAATAACGGTTACCATCGACCCCACAAAAACAGGCCAGACCATCGATCATTTTGGGGCTTCCGATGCCTGGTCCTGCCAGTTTGTGGGTCAGTGGCCAGAGGCAAAGAAAACAGCCATCGCCGATTTGCTCTTCAGTAGGGATACCCTGCCCAATGGAAAACCTAAGGGAATCGGCTTGTCGCTCTGGCGGTTTAACATTGGCGCGGGAACTGCTGAACAGGGCATTGAGAGTGGTATTAAGGATGAATGGCGACGTGCGGAATCATTCCTCAACAACGATGGAACCTATAACTGGTCTAAGCAGGCTGGGCAAGTCTGGTTTTTAAAGGCTGCTAAAGAACGCGGTGTCGCTACCTTTTTAGCATTCCCAAACAGCCCGCCCGTCCAGTACACGATCAATGGCAAAGGGTATGCAAGTAAAGCAATCCCTAATCTGAATGCGGATAAGTTTGATCAGTACGCCGGGTTTCTGGCTACGGTGATTACAGGCATCCGCAACAAAACCGGGATTTTGTTCAATTACATCAGTCCGGTCAATGAACCCCAATGGGACTGGAGCGATGGGGGTCAGGAGGGCACTCCTTTTTACAACAACCAGATCGCCAGTATAACCCGGTCGCTCAGTAGCGCCCTATTGAACAATAAACTGGCTACCCAGATAAATGTCGCCGAAGCGGGTCAAATTGAATTTCTGTATTCAGAGCACAATCGTCAGGGAAAAGGCAAGCAGATCAGTTCATTTTTCAACAAAGCCTCAACGGACTATATTGGTAATCTACCGAACCTCACGAAGGCGGTCTCTGCTCATAGTTATTTTACGACCTCTCCGTACAACATTGCCGTGCAGAAGCGCAACCAGCTTGCGACTAGCGTATCCGATGTTCCGAATCTTGGCTACTGGATGTCGGAATACTGCATTCTGGGCGACAACAGCGGGGAAATAAACGGATCTGGACGAGAACTTGGTATTGACCCCGGCTTGTACGTCGCGAAAGTGATCCATACTGACCTCGTCAATGCATATGCCTCAGCCTGGCATTGGTGGATTGCCATATCGCCTTACAATTACAAAGATGGGTTGATCTATATCGACAAAACGAAAACGGACGGCAATTACTATTCATCGAAGATGCTCTGGGCATTCGGCAATTTCAGTCGATTTATACGTCCCGGTGCCGTGCGGGTAAATACGTCGGTTACGCAAAGCAATGAAGGGCTTCTGGTATCATCGTATAGGAACAAGAACCAGCAACTCGTTACCGTATGTATCAACGCGGGGAGTGAGGACCAATTAGTTAAGCTGATTTTGGCATCTGGCAATTTATCCAACGTAACACGCTATACAACGTCGGCAATGGCAGATCTTGACCCTGTTTCTATCAGGAACTACGATGGTAGCCTAACTATTGGAGCGAAAAGCATCGTTACAGTCGTTGGGAATTTAAACTAA
- a CDS encoding glutamine synthetase III, whose protein sequence is MSNFRFKALEIAQSRQAMPVAAPTERVGDFFGSYTFNNEVMRALLSPEAYLKVTEAISTNGQIDRGIADEVASAMKSWATSKGATHYTHWFQPLTGETAEKHDAFFDITLDGKAVEKFKGSALVQQEPDASSFPNGGLRNTFEARGYTGWDPSSPAFLMDNGAGGKTLCIPSVFISYTGEALDYKTPLLKALNALDKAATAVCQYFDRNITKVTPTLGPEQEYFVVDRALFYARPDLVLAGRTVFGHAPARGQQLEDHYFGSIPPRVNAFMVDFEFESMKLGMPVRTRHNEVAPGQFEVAPTFEEVNLAVDHNALLMDLMEKISEKHNLKVLFHEKPFAGVNGSGKHNNWSMGTNTGVNLLAPSTKPKESLRFLTFLVNVVKAVHDNADLLRASIASAGNEHRLGANEAPPAIVSIFLGEALTLALNDLETKSEVTVNKGDNVYYKLGLNRIPSLMRDNTDRNRTSPFAFTGNKFEFRAVGSSANSASTMTVLNAIVADQLNRFKTDLDVRLAKGEKKELAIVDILKEYYANSKRILFEGNGYSDEWVDEAAQRGLSNIKSSPEALGVFVQPESLALFERTGVMNHAEVESRYEIELEKYIKNVQIESRVMGDLAMNHVVSTALKYQNKLAETARNLVELGMTAEAEPIKDILREISTRVIVIKKGVEAMIESRKKANNVTDTAERAKLYATEVKDHFDLIRYEVDKLEEVVDDEDWPLIKYRELLFVK, encoded by the coding sequence ATGTCTAATTTTCGTTTCAAAGCCCTCGAAATTGCCCAAAGTCGTCAGGCTATGCCGGTAGCAGCTCCTACTGAACGTGTTGGTGATTTTTTTGGCAGTTATACATTCAATAATGAAGTCATGCGGGCACTCCTCTCGCCCGAAGCCTACCTAAAAGTTACCGAAGCCATCAGCACCAATGGCCAGATTGACCGGGGTATTGCCGACGAAGTAGCGAGTGCCATGAAATCGTGGGCAACCTCCAAAGGCGCAACCCACTACACCCACTGGTTTCAGCCGCTAACGGGCGAAACCGCCGAAAAACACGATGCCTTTTTTGATATTACCCTCGACGGTAAAGCCGTCGAGAAATTCAAAGGAAGTGCATTGGTACAGCAGGAACCGGATGCATCGTCGTTTCCGAATGGAGGACTGCGGAATACCTTCGAGGCTCGGGGTTACACCGGATGGGACCCCTCATCACCTGCGTTTTTGATGGATAACGGAGCAGGCGGAAAAACGCTCTGTATTCCATCGGTTTTTATTTCGTATACGGGGGAAGCGCTGGATTACAAAACACCCTTGCTGAAAGCACTGAATGCACTGGATAAAGCGGCAACGGCTGTTTGTCAGTATTTTGATCGGAATATCACGAAAGTAACCCCCACACTCGGTCCAGAACAGGAATATTTTGTGGTTGACCGGGCGCTGTTCTATGCCCGCCCTGATCTGGTACTGGCTGGCCGAACGGTATTTGGACATGCTCCCGCACGGGGCCAGCAATTGGAAGATCACTATTTTGGTTCTATTCCGCCCCGCGTCAATGCGTTTATGGTGGACTTTGAGTTCGAGTCCATGAAACTTGGCATGCCGGTTCGGACGCGACACAATGAAGTGGCACCGGGTCAGTTTGAGGTAGCCCCGACTTTCGAAGAAGTCAATCTGGCCGTTGACCACAATGCGCTGCTGATGGATTTAATGGAAAAGATATCGGAGAAGCATAACCTGAAGGTGCTCTTCCACGAAAAACCATTTGCCGGAGTTAATGGGAGTGGCAAACACAATAACTGGTCGATGGGGACCAATACAGGCGTTAACCTGCTGGCTCCGAGCACCAAACCAAAGGAAAGTCTACGGTTTCTGACGTTTCTGGTGAATGTAGTAAAAGCGGTTCACGATAATGCCGATTTACTACGTGCCAGTATTGCCTCGGCGGGTAATGAACACCGGCTGGGTGCTAACGAAGCTCCCCCGGCCATTGTCTCGATTTTCCTGGGTGAAGCTTTAACGCTGGCTCTTAATGATCTGGAAACCAAGTCGGAAGTGACCGTGAATAAGGGCGATAACGTGTATTACAAGCTGGGACTCAACCGTATTCCCAGCCTGATGCGCGACAATACCGACCGGAACCGAACCTCACCTTTCGCCTTTACGGGTAATAAATTTGAGTTTAGAGCAGTGGGAAGTTCAGCCAACTCGGCGTCGACTATGACCGTTTTGAACGCCATTGTAGCCGATCAGTTGAACCGATTTAAAACCGATCTGGATGTACGGTTAGCAAAGGGTGAGAAGAAGGAACTGGCTATCGTCGATATTTTAAAAGAATACTATGCCAACAGCAAACGCATCCTGTTTGAAGGCAATGGGTACTCGGACGAGTGGGTTGACGAAGCGGCTCAACGGGGCTTGTCAAACATCAAATCATCGCCCGAAGCGTTAGGCGTGTTTGTTCAGCCCGAATCGCTGGCCCTGTTTGAGCGGACGGGGGTTATGAACCACGCTGAGGTTGAATCCCGCTACGAAATTGAACTCGAAAAGTATATCAAAAACGTGCAGATCGAGTCGCGCGTGATGGGCGATCTGGCCATGAACCACGTAGTATCAACCGCACTGAAATACCAGAACAAGTTAGCCGAAACTGCCCGGAATCTGGTTGAGTTAGGCATGACTGCCGAAGCTGAACCGATTAAAGATATCCTGCGTGAAATTTCAACCCGGGTCATTGTGATCAAGAAGGGAGTGGAAGCCATGATCGAATCCCGCAAAAAAGCGAACAATGTAACCGATACTGCCGAACGCGCCAAACTCTACGCTACCGAAGTAAAGGATCACTTTGACCTGATCCGTTACGAAGTGGATAAGCTCGAAGAAGTGGTTGACGATGAAGACTGGCCATTAATAAAGTACCGCGAATTATTATTTGTGAAATAG